The genomic stretch GCAATAACAAGTACGCAAGGCAATACTCAAAGGCAAAAGATTATGTAAGACATAACAGGGCCGCTTTGATAGAAATGAAACAGCAGGTGGGGGACCTTGTAATTGATGAAGATGGGATTGCTGTAAAAGGCATTTTAATAAGACACCTCGTGTTGCCCAATGACCTTTCAGACAGCGGGGAGAGCCTTAAATTTATCAGTGAAGAGATTGGAAGAGTAACATACCTGAGCACAATGTCCCAATACTTCCCTGCTCACAAAGCAGGAAAATACCCGCTCCTTTCAAGACCGATAAGAGAACGTGAATATGAAAAGGTGCTGGAATGGCTTGACAAGTATCATCTTGAAAACGGCTGGGTGCAGGACTATTCAAGCAAAGATTATTACTGCCCTGATTTTGAAAGAGAAGAACCTTTTAAAATATAAAGCAACATTATCAGGTCCTTTTCTATTTTTACAGGGTCTTCATTATTTGTAAGTCCGAGTCTGTTTGAAACCCTTTTGACGTGGGTATCTACAGCAATCCCTTTATTAATAAGATTAAAAAAACAAATTATTTTTTTGAAAAAAGAAAAGTGTTGACAAACATGATTATTAGATGTTAGATTTTGGGGTTATTTTTGCAGTAAGGGGGGCGTTGGTGAAAAACGGGGATGAGGAGAAATACCGTTTTACCCGCCAGATAGGGTTACTTACTACTATCCCTGCTTTATTATTATCAGGACCGGCAATAGGGTATTTTGCAGGGAGTTATTTAGATAAAAAATTCGGCACAACACCGTGGCTGATGGCTATATTAACAGGCTTTGGATTAGCCGCAAGTATCCGGCAGGTAATTGCAACAATAATTAAGGCAGGGAAAAATATTAAATGACTATAGGACATAATTTTATAATAAGGTCATTAAAAACAGCATTAGTAGTTACAATTATTTTTGCCCCATTTGTGCAATTGTATCTTGGTACAAACTTTACCCTTGGTTTTCTGGCAGGGGCAATATGGAATATTATTAATGTTTATTTATTGTTTAAGGTATCAAATTATCTTGTCCCGTCTAATGAGTCACAAAAGACACGCGGTCTTATATCAGACATGTTGAAATTTCCTGCACTTTTTGGAGCAGGTTATATTGTCATAAAGTAT from Nitrospirota bacterium encodes the following:
- a CDS encoding AtpZ/AtpI family protein, producing the protein MKNGDEEKYRFTRQIGLLTTIPALLLSGPAIGYFAGSYLDKKFGTTPWLMAILTGFGLAASIRQVIATIIKAGKNIK